A stretch of the Salminus brasiliensis chromosome 23, fSalBra1.hap2, whole genome shotgun sequence genome encodes the following:
- the LOC140545764 gene encoding alpha-N-acetylgalactosaminidase-like yields MLWKVISLLLLALPTLALDNGLVKTPPMGWMSWERFRCNTDCMNDPKNCISEALFVDMADRLVEDGWLKLGYQYLIVDDCWSFMSRDSKGRLMPDPVRFPNGIPKLTHYAHQRGLKLGIYANMGAHTCAGYPGTTLDQIKTDAQTFADWEVDMLKFDGCYSNSEEQHRGYPLMSKALNATGRPIAYSCSWPAYRGGLPPSVNYTLLGEICNLWRNYDDIEDSWNSVLGIVDWFFQNQEYLQPVSGPGRWNDPDMLIIGNFGLSLEQSQAQMALWAIMAAPLIMSNDLRTLTSEARIILQNKAVIAINQDPLGIQGRRILQDEDHIELFWRPLSKSASALVFLSRRTDLPYRYHSTLSLLNYTSGSYMAYDVFKDETLSLPSVNTHFTVTINPTGVVMWYVYPDKSGEHSKEAGVYPNFRKKYTRSSQQRPKHNLSPVLL; encoded by the exons aTGCTCTGGAAGGTAatatcactgctgctgctggctttGCCCACTCTGGCGCTGGATAATGGACTGGTGAAGACACCCCCTATGGGCTGGATGTCCTGGGAGCGGTTCCGCTGTAATACTGACTGTATGAATGATCCGAAAAACTGCATCAG tgAAGCTCTGTTTGTAGACATGGCAGACCGTCTAGTGGAGGATGGCTGGTTGAAGCTGGGTTATCAATACCTCATTGTCGACGACTGTTGGTCATTCATGTCCAGAGACAGCAAGGGACGCCTAATGCCTGACCCAGTCAG ATTTCCAAATGGAATTCCAAAGCTGACACATTATGCTCACCAGCGTGGCCTCAAACTGGGTATTTATGCCAATATGGGTGCACACACGTGTGCAGGGTACCCGGGCACCACGCTGGATCAGATAAAGACTGACGCTCAGACGTTTGCAGACTGGGAGGTGGACATGCTGAAGTTTGATGGCTGCTACTCAAACTCTGAAGAACAGCATCGGG GTTATCCTCTGATGTCTAAGGCCCTAAACGCCACTGGTCGTCCGATCGCCTACTCCTGCAGCTGGCCTGCTTACCGGGGTGGTCTTCCTCCCAGC GTGAACTACACTCTTCTGGGAGAAATCTGTAACCTGTGGCGTAACTATGACGACATTGAGGACTCATGGAACAGTGTATTGGGGATTGTTGATTGGTTTTTCCAAAACCAGGAATACCTGCAGCCTGTTTCAGGGCCTGGCCGCTGGAACGACCCCGACATG CTGATTATTGGAAACTTTGGGCTGAGTCTGGAACAGTCACAAGCTCAGATGGCCTTATGGGCTATCATGGCTGCACCTCTGATCATGTCAAATGATCTTAGAACTTTGACCAGTGAAGCCCGGATTATCCTACAGAACAAAGCTGTCATTGCCATCAATCAGGACCCTCTGGGTATTCAGGGGAGACGCATCCTACAG GATGAGGACCATATTGAGTTGTTCTGGAGGCCACTGTCCAAATCTGCCAGCGCACTGGTGTTCCTGAGCCGACGGACAGACCTGCCCTACCGCTACCACTCAACCCTCAGCCTGCTCAACTATACCTCTGGCAGCTACATG GCCTACGACGTgtttaaagatgaaacattgtCTTTGCCATCAGTAAACACCCACTTCACTGTCACCATCAACCCAACCGGAGTTGTGATGTGGTACGTGTACCCTGATAAATCTGGAGAGCATTCCAAGGAGGCTGGAGTGTATCCCAACTTCCGCAAGAAGTACACACGCTCCTCTCAGCAGAGGCCCAAACACAACCTTTCTCCAGTTCTGCTCTGA
- the gja9a gene encoding gap junction alpha-9 protein, with protein MGDWNFLGGILEEVHIHSTMVGKIWLTILFIFRMLVLGVAAEDVWNDEQADFICNTEQPGCRNVCYDRAFPISLIRYWVLQVIFVSSPSLVYMGHALYRLRALEKERQRKKAGLRRELEALDAEMAEVRRKIERELRQIDQGKLNKAPLRGSLLRTYVAHIVTRSAVEVGFMTGQFLLYGFQLDPLFKCEREPCPNAVDCFVSRPTEKSVFMVFMQCIAAISLFLNILEIMHLGYKKLKKGILALYPQLKHSDLDDGYCLNKAKKDSLAHQTCIGISTSRKATIPSAPSSYNLLIERPQDGHSYPPLINPSSAFLPVQGDHPAKSDLDAPKDALHSPMEHNSNSNNTSSESTRSPAGESITPPKQDLEEITHLPTHDKDDQECEKPEAGDHSQTSYCPTKRSWKVTAPWNCAPVAEGTASDSDSVGESKARCMSSSRELRASLRVGSRKSRPSTPDSIEESSSDSHRSPRPPTSPSRRTSLASSTSSRRAAPTDLKI; from the exons ATGGGTGATTGGAACTTCTTGGGTGGCATCCTTGAGGAGGTGCACATCCACTCCACCATGGTGGGGAAGATTTGGCTGACCATCCTCTTCATCTTTCGTATGCTGGTGCTGGGTGTGGCGGCGGAGGACGTGTGGAACGACGAGCAGGCCGACTTCATCTGCAACACGGAACAGCCAGGCTGCAGGAACGTCTGCTACGACCGCGCCTTCCCCATCTCCCTCATCCGCTACTGGGTGCTACAG GTCATATTTGTCTCATCGCCCTCGCTGGTGTACATGGGCCATGCTCTGTACCGTCTCCGAGCCCTGGAGAAGGAGCGTCAGAGAAAGAAAGCAGGGCTTCGACGTGAGCTGGAGGCTTTGGACGCTGAAATGGCTGAAGTACGTCGGAAAATTGAGCGAGAGCTTCGTCAAATTGACCAAGGCAAGCTGAACAAGGCCCCACTGAGAGGCTCACTTCTGCGCACCTATGTAGCCCATATAGTGACCCGTTCCGCTGTGGAAGTAGGCTTCATGACAGGTCAGTTCCTTCTCTATGGCTTCCAGCTTGACCCTTTGTTCAAATGCGAGCGGGAGCCTTGTCCGAACGCCGTTGACTGCTTTGTGTCCCGTCCTACCGAGAAAAGCGTCTTCATGGTGTTCATGCAGTGCATTGCCGCCATCTCCTTGTTCCTCAACATCTTGGAGATCATGCACCTTGGCTACAAGAAGCTCAAAAAGGGCATCCTGGCCTTGTACCCGCAGCTGAAGCACTCAGACCTTGATGACGGTTATTGTCTCAACAAGGCCAAGAAGGATTCTTTAGCTCACCAGACTTGCATAGGCATTTCCACCAGCCGCAAGGCCACTATACCCTCAGCCCCAAGCAGTTATAACCTTCTGATAGAGAGGCCACAAGATGGACATTCTTATCCACCTCTTATCAACCCGTCTTCTGCATTCCTGCCAGTGCAAGGTGACCATCCAGCCAAGAGTGACTTGGATGCACCAAAGGATGCACTGCACAGCCCAATGGAGCACAACAGCAActccaacaacaccagcagtgagAGCACACGTTCCCCAGCTGGAGAATCTATTACACCTCCTAAGCAGGACCTTGAGGAGATCACACACCTGCCAACACACGACAAAGACGACCAGGAATGTGAAAAGCCTGAAGCTGGGGATCATTCTCAAACCTCTTACTGCCCAACAAAAAGATCCTGGAAAGTAACAGCCCCCTGGAACTGCGCTCCCGTAGCAGAGGGTACTGCATCAGATTCTGACTCAGTAGGTGAATCCAAGGCCCGCTGCATGTCTTCCAGCCGTGAGCTACGTGCCTCCCTCAGGGTGGGTTCCAGGAAGAGCCGCCCCAGCACCCCTGATTCCATTGAGGAGTCCAGCTCAGATTCACACCGAAGCCCACGGCCACCAACATCACCCAGCCGCCGCACGTCACTtgccagcagcaccagcagcaggcGGGCAGCCCCTACTGACCTGAAGATATGA
- the rhbdl2 gene encoding rhomboid-related protein 2, translating to MVRIDPDEEAGFPVNRDKQEEEEQQEEDQQEEKQRGCCERFHFQVSRWMLPEELRETYLDRANCLPPPIFIILISIGELAVFIYYAVWKPQKQWVTLDQGIWNSPLTYKPDHRQEAWRFLSYMFVHAGIQHILGNLVLQLLLGIPLELVHKGFEVGMVYLGGVLAGSLASSIFDPYSALVGASGGVYALIGGYLMNAVVNFREMIPLLGIFRIMVIVLIVGTDVGFALYRRFLSDEVGLKVSFVAHIGGGVAGMTIGYVFFSNYNQKLLKDPRFWFCIVGYIVFLIFAVLFNIFLSPAPH from the exons ATGGTTCGCATTGATCCCGATGAAGAGGCCGGTTTCCCTGTGAATCGAGACAagcaagaggaggaggagcagcaggaaGAGGATCAGCAGGAAGAGAAGCAGAGAGGATGCTGCGAGAGGTTTCACTTTCAAGTCTCCAGATGGATGCTTCCAGAAGAACTGCGAGAAACATATTTAGACCGCGCCAACTGCCTGCCACCCCCTATCTTTATCATCCTCATCAGCATAGGAGAG TTGGCAGTTTTTATCTACTATGCGGTGTGGAAGCCTCAGAAGCAGTGGGTGACGCTGGATCAAGGCATCTGGAACAGCCCCCTCACTTACAAACCCGACCACCGGCAGGAGGCATGGCGCTTTCTATCATACATGTTTGTGCACGCTGG AATACAGCATATACTGGGGAATCtggtgctgcagctgctgctgggcATCCCACTGGAGTTGGTTCACAAGGGCTTTGAGGTGGGGATGGTCTACCTGGGCGGGGTTCTTGCAG GTTCCCTGGCCAGTTCCATTTTTGACCCGTACAGTGCCCTGGTGGGCGCCTCTGGAGGAGTCTATGCCCTCATTGGTGGATACCTAATGAATGCTGTGGTG AACTTTAGGGAGATGATTCCTCTGCTAGGAATTTTCCGTATCATGGTGATCGTCCTCATCG TGGGGACGGATGTGGGCTTTGCTCTGTACAGGAGATTTCTGAGTGATGAAGTTGGATTGAAG GTGTCGTTCGTGGCCCACATTGGTGGAGGAGTAGCAGGAATGACCATCGGCTATGTTTTCTTCAGCAACTACAACCAGAAACTTTTGAAGGACCCTCGCTTCTGGTTCTGCATCGTTGGCTACATAGTCTTCCTGATCTTTGCAGTTTTGTTCAATATCTTCCTCTCTCCAGCTCCTCACTAA